The genomic stretch CATTGACATTTTTTCAGACACTTTACTATACCTCCCAAAATAAAATAAATTCCTACTATTATAACTGACCAAGCAATTACCATTTCTGTCTCTATATTTATCCTTGCATTAGTTATTTGTCCACCAATCCCACTATCTATTGTTAACACTTCTGCCATAACTACAAGTTTTACTCCTGTTCCAAGGCATACTATAAGGGCTGTTTCAAATGCTGGATAAAGTGAAGGAACTATAATATATTTCCATTTTTTAAACTTTGTTAAATGAAAAACATCTGCCACTTCTAGTAATTTTTTATCTATATTATTTATTGAATTTACTAGAGATATAGTCATAATACAGAATATAGAAATTGAAACAATTAAAATAGCTGGCTTTCCATTTAAACCTAACCATAGTATAGCTAAAATTAACCAACTTATTGGTGGAACTACCTGTAAAAATTCAATTATTGGGTAAAAAATATCTCCTAAAAATTTTGAATGAGTTATAATAAGGCTAAAAACTATAGAAAATACTAGACCAAAACTGAAACCAATGAATAGTCTAATAATTGTTGTTAAAATTTCTTTTAGTAATGTTGTATCTAAAAGAATTACTTTAATACTTTCCCAAACTTGACTCACACTTGGAACTACGACCGGTGGATATATTTTACTTAATATAAACCAAAATATAATAATAAGTAAAAAACTTAATATTTTATTTGTTAATGTAAAGATTTTCATCTGGAACTTTTCCTCCAATATTTTTTGGATCATAATCTTTCATAATTTTATAATATTCATTTAAAGTCTTTTTAGCATCTTGTGCATGAACAAAATTTAATCCCATTTTTGGTATAGATTTTTTAACAACTTCTGCATCCATTCCTAATTTTTCTTTTGCAAGTTTTCCAGCTTCCTCTGGATTTTCTTTTACCCATTGTAAAGCTTTTGCATATTCTTCATTAAATTTTTTAACTAATTCAGGGTCTTTTTTTGCAACTTCCCCAATAACTCCAAATCCAGCAGTAGGTATTGAACTTTTATCCCCTTTATACTTTTGCCATTCTTCTTCAAAATTAGCTATTATTTTAAAATTTTTATTTTTAGATAAAACAGCTGTTGTATCTGGTTCTATTGTAACAGCATTATCAGCTTTACCACTAATTACTAAATTTATAATTTCTGCTTTATTTGCATAAATAACATTATAGTCTGTCTTTTCTTTTAGACCTTCTTTATCTAAAAAATAGTGTGTATAGACATCAGGTGGAGAAGATTTTAATCCTATATAAATAGTTTTACCCTTTAAATCTTTCCAACTTTTTACTGAAGGGTCTTTACTTATGAAAGAGGCAACTCCCCAAGTATTAACATTCATTAATTTTACATCTAAACCTTTATTATATAATTTTGAAACCACAGTTAAAGGAAATGCAAAAAATTGTGCTTCTTTACCTTGTACCATAGCTATTAAAATTTCAGGACTATTCCATACCTTAATATCAATTTTATACTCTTTTCCTAAAGCATTTGTTTCCATCATTCTAAGAACTGGTAAAACAGGTGGTGCTTTTGGTGCTCCAACATATATTTGTTCTACTGCAAATACATTTAATGTTAAAAATAAACTTAAAAATAAAACACTTAATTTTTTCATATAAACCTCCTTGTAAATTTTTTTAAATAACCTATCATATATATAATATATTAGAAAAAATTACTAAATTTATAATTGAAGTAGTCATGTATATTCCTACTTAAAAATTGTATATAATACTGAGACTAATTTCTTAGTATAAGGATGAGAAGCCCTATTGAATATTTTTTAATCCCTCTCTATAATCTTCTTATTTCTTTTACACTCCAAAATATAAGAATTTTAACTGTATATTTATTATAAGTATATATACCATTAACTTCTATTTCTTTTTTTATTTCATTTAATAGTTTATTATTAAGTTTCAATTTGTTAATTTCTTGGTATTCTAAACTATCCGAAGTTAATTTACATTTTTTATTATATGAATATATTTTACTTTCAGGATAATATCCTAAATTCCACAATAGATTTATTAAATCTCTTGAATATTCCCAGTCATTATTTGGTTTATTCTTATCTATATCTGGTAAAAGTTCTGTTAAAGGATTATCCTCACTTAAAAATCTTTCAACCATACAATAATTATTTGAGCATCTTATAAACTTTTTTATATTTTCCTCTGTGTCTAATGCTTGACACATAGAAGAAAACACCAATGAGAATCTCTCTTTGTTTTGTAAAGAATAGTCCTCTTTATCCCAATCAATACAATAAAAATTAGTTATATCTTTATTAGGAACATATTCTTTTGCTAATTTTAACA from Fusobacterium hwasookii encodes the following:
- a CDS encoding ABC transporter permease, with the translated sequence MKIFTLTNKILSFLLIIIFWFILSKIYPPVVVPSVSQVWESIKVILLDTTLLKEILTTIIRLFIGFSFGLVFSIVFSLIITHSKFLGDIFYPIIEFLQVVPPISWLILAILWLGLNGKPAILIVSISIFCIMTISLVNSINNIDKKLLEVADVFHLTKFKKWKYIIVPSLYPAFETALIVCLGTGVKLVVMAEVLTIDSGIGGQITNARINIETEMVIAWSVIIVGIYFILGGIVKCLKKCQWIRRFWYRSLLAKDIMKN
- a CDS encoding ABC transporter substrate-binding protein; the encoded protein is MKKLSVLFLSLFLTLNVFAVEQIYVGAPKAPPVLPVLRMMETNALGKEYKIDIKVWNSPEILIAMVQGKEAQFFAFPLTVVSKLYNKGLDVKLMNVNTWGVASFISKDPSVKSWKDLKGKTIYIGLKSSPPDVYTHYFLDKEGLKEKTDYNVIYANKAEIINLVISGKADNAVTIEPDTTAVLSKNKNFKIIANFEEEWQKYKGDKSSIPTAGFGVIGEVAKKDPELVKKFNEEYAKALQWVKENPEEAGKLAKEKLGMDAEVVKKSIPKMGLNFVHAQDAKKTLNEYYKIMKDYDPKNIGGKVPDENLYINK
- a CDS encoding class I SAM-dependent methyltransferase gives rise to the protein MSEVKKDLIFKHFRENPKEYWDKRSRSFFKMLQNDVENESKVILEVLKEKNLKENLKVLDLGCGFGRHIKFFQEISKECVGLDISEEMLKLAKEYVPNKDITNFYCIDWDKEDYSLQNKERFSLVFSSMCQALDTEENIKKFIRCSNNYCMVERFLSEDNPLTELLPDIDKNKPNNDWEYSRDLINLLWNLGYYPESKIYSYNKKCKLTSDSLEYQEINKLKLNNKLLNEIKKEIEVNGIYTYNKYTVKILIFWSVKEIRRL